From one Triticum aestivum cultivar Chinese Spring chromosome 4B, IWGSC CS RefSeq v2.1, whole genome shotgun sequence genomic stretch:
- the LOC123093433 gene encoding aspartyl protease 25 has translation MAPTRLPLLLLLAATVAAAADLSVYHNVHPPSASPLESIIALARDDDARLLFLSSKAASTGTASAPVASGQTPPSYVVRAGLGSPAQPMLLALDTSADATWAHCSPCGTCPASSLFVPANSSSYAPLPCSSSMCPILQGQPCPDRDPFDSAAPLPSCAFSKPFADASFQAALASDWLHLGKDSIPNYAFGCVGSVSGPTSNLPKQGLLGLGRGPMALLSQVGNMYNGVFSYCLPSYKSYYFSGSLRLGAAGQPRSARYTPMLKNPHRSSLYYVNVTGLSVGRSPVKVPAGSFAFDPSTGAGTVVDSGTVITRWTAPVYAALREEFRRHVAAPSGYTSLGAFDTCFNTDEVAAGGAPAVTIHMDGGVDLALPMENTLIHSSATPLACLAMAEAPQNVNSVVNVVANLQQQNLRVVFDVANSRVGFARESCN, from the coding sequence ATGGCGCCCACCAggttgcctctcctcctcctcctcgccgccactGTCGCTGCCGCGGCCGACCTGTCCGTCTACCACAATGTCCACCCTCCGTCCGCCTCCCCGCTCGAGTCCATCATCGCGCTCGCCCGCGACGACGACGCgcgcctcctcttcctctcctccaaGGCCGCCTCCACCGGCACCGCCTCGGCGCCCGTCGCCTCCGGCCAGACCCCGCCCTCCTACGTCGTGCGCGCCGGGCTCGGCTCGCCGGCCCAGCCCATGCTCCTGGCCCTCGACACCAGCGCCGACGCCACCTGGGCGCACTGCTCCCCGTGCGGCACCTGCCCCGCCAGCAGCCTCTTCGTCCCGGCCAACTCCTCCTCCTACGCGCCCCTCCCCTGCTCCTCGTCCATGTGCCCCATCCTCCAGGGCCAGCCCTGCCCGGACCGGGACCCCTTCGACAGCGCGGCGCCGCTGCCGTCGTGCGCCTTCTCCAAGCCGTTCGCCGACGCCTCCTTCCAGGCGGCGCTGGCCAGCGACTGGCTGCATCTGGGCAAGGACTCCATCCCCAACTACGCGTTCGGGTGCGTGGGCTCGGTGAGCGGGCCGACTTCCAACCTCCCGAAGCAGGGGCTCCTGGGCCTAGGCCGGGGCCCCATGGCCCTGCTGTCCCAGGTCGGCAACATGTACAACGGCGTCTTCTCCTACTGCCTGCCCAGCTACAAGTCGTACTACTTCTCCGGGTCGCTCCGGCTGGGCGCCGCCGGCCAGCCCCGGTCCGCGAGGTACACGCCGATGCTGAAGAACCCCCATCGGTCGTCGCTGTACTACGTGAACGTGACGGGGCTGAGCGTGGGGCGGTCCCCGGTGAAGGTGCCCGCGGGGTCGTTCGCGTTCGACCCCAGCACGGGCGCGGGCACGGTGGTGGACTCCGGCACGGTGATCACGCGGTGGACGGCGCCCGTGTACGCGGCGCTGCGGGAGGAGTTCCGGCGGCACGTGGCGGCGCCGAGCGGGTACACGTCGCTGGGCGCGTTCGACACGTGCTTCAACACGGACGAGGTGGCGGCCGGGGGCGCGCCGGCCGTGACGATCCACATGGACGGCGGCGTGGACCTGGCGCTGCCGATGGAGAACACGCTGATCCACAGCAGCGCGACGCCGCTGGCGTGCCTGGCCATGGCGGAGGCGCCGCAGAACGTCAACTCCGTCGTCAACGTCGTCGCCAACCTGCAGCAGCAGAACCTCCGGGTCGTCTTCGACGTCGCCAACTCGCGCGTCGGCTTCGCCCGGGAGTCCTGCAACTAG